The genomic region GTCCGTCCTCGGGAATCCACACGAGGGAGTCGACTGTGTTCAGATAGCGGGATCGAACGGTAAAGGGAGTACGGCGGTGATGCTCGAGCGGGTGCTGCGCGAAGCAGGCCTCGACGTCGGGTTGTACACCTCGCCGGAGCTCAACAGCTTTCGCGAGCGGATCCGGGTCAACGGGCGGAAAGTTCCGAAAGAACGCATTCGGTCGTTCGTCGAGGAGATCGAGCCCCACATTTCCCGACTCCGCGGCGACGACCGGCCCACGTACTTCGAGGTACTGACCGTCCTCGCGTTGCAGCATTTTGCGAGCGAAAACGTCGACGTTGTGGTCCTCGAAGTCGGTATCGGCGGTCGCCATGACGCGACGAGCGTCGTCGATCCAGTGGCTAGTGCCGTCACGAACGTAAGCCTCGAACACACCGACGTCCTCGGCGAAACGGTCGAAGAGATTGCCCACGACAAAGCACAGGTGGCTCCAGACGGAGAACGGCTCGTGACGAGTGCGAACGGCGAAGCGCTTGACGCGATCCGGGACGAAACGGAGGTCGTGACCGTGGGCAAAACGGAGGCTAACGTTATCGCCCGGGAGGAAGAAATGGCCTCGCAGGTCGAAACAACTGTATCGATAATCGGCCCGGACTGGGATGTCGCAACAACGCTTCCGCTGCTCGGCCAACACCAAGCGACCAACGCCGGCATTGCGGCAACACTCGCCCGCCAGGTGGCGAACGTCGATCCCGCGACGATCGAACGCGGCCTCCGCAACGTTCACTGGCCGGGCCGGTTTGAGGTCATGTCGACGGAGCCGCTGGTGATCCTCGACGGCGCTCACAACCCAGCAGCGTGTGCGACGATCGCCGACCTCGTCGATCGATACGAATTCGACGGGCTACAGCTCGTGTTCGGCGCGATGAAGGAGAAGGATCACGCGCGGATGGCGGCACAGCTTCCCGAGTCAGACGTGGTTCGCCTCTGTCAACCGGACGTGAATCGGGCCGCATCGCTCGAGACGCTCGCGGGCGCGTTCGAGACGCGCGCAGCGCAGGTCGAGCAGGACGAAACGGTCCAGACGGCGGTCGAACGCGCGCTCGACTCGGCAGACGACACAGACTGCGTGCTGATTACCGGGTCACTGTACGTCGTTGCCGAAGTCCGGGACCGACGGATGCGACTCCAGATCCCGAAACAGACGGACACGCTTGATGCTGCGCGCTCTGTTCTCTCCGAAATGCACGTTCAAGAGGGAGTCGCTGACCACGTCGCTAAGGACACCGTCACCTACACGTTCAAGACTCAGTTACACGAAGCACAGGCGGAATCTCTACACCAAACGATGCAATCCATCGGCGGAACGAGTGTCATCTCGGAGGACGATTCTCCCGAGAGACTCGTATCCGTCATTCTGTCCGGTACTGTCGCTCAGTACGAACAGCTGGCTGATACGATACAAAACAGTGATCTGGGGCTTTCGTACGTTTCGGAACGAGTCAGGAAGGTCATCAGCGAAGGTGGGGCAGCCGACCGATATCCATGGGACGCCGATACGGCGATCATGGGTATCCTGAATGTCACACCGGATAGTTTCTACGACGGTGGCCAGTACGAGAAGATGGAGGATACCGTCCGACGAGTCGACGAAATGATCACCTCGGGTGCGGACATCATCGATATCGGGGGGGAGAGCACTCGGCCGGGTGCCGACCCGGTCTCGGTCGACGAGGAAATCGACCGCGTAGTCCCGATTATCGAACGTATCGCCGATACAGACGTGTCGATCTCCGTTGATACGAGACGGGCTGCCGTCGCAGACGCTGCTTTGGAGGCGGGTGCAGACATAATCAACGACGTCTCCGGACTGGCGGATCCAGATATGCGGTTCGTCGCTGCGGACCACGACGCGCCGGTCGTCGTCATGCACAGCGTAGATGTACCTGTCAATCCAGACCGGACACCAACATACGACGATGTCGTCGAGGACATCACGCACGAACTCGATGACCGAGTACGACTTGCCGAACAGGCGGGACTCGATCGTGAGCAGATCATCGTCGACCCCGGACTCGGCTTCGGGAAGTCTACCGCAGAGTGTTTCGAGTTAGTCGACAGACTGGGAGAACTGCGCGCTCTCGGTTGCCCGATCATGGTTGGCCATTCTCGCAAGTCCCTGTTCGAACGCATCGACTGCAGTATCGACGAGCGACTCCCGCCGACAATCGCGACTACAACGATGGCGGCCGAGCGAGGAGCGGATATTGTCCGCGTTCACGACGTTGCAGAGAATGCCGCCGCAGTCAGGACAGTTCAAGAGACGAATAAATAGAGGCCAAGACACAGTCAGAGGAAGTAGATTGATCGATGCAACATCCTATGCAAGATTCAGCGTTGAACAGTATAGAGGTAGAGAGTAGAGTATACTATAAGTTTATGTTATTATAATATTTACATTAATACTATATACCTAAAATTTCCCTGAGGGAGTCGCTGAGTGGCATAAACACCCACCTTCGACCTGCTCACTCCGTAGCTAGACAGTGCTGTTTAGAGAATTGTCTCAGTGATCGAGATTCTGCAGCCAGACCGGTCCTCGATTCGACGTGATTAGAGCAATTTGGAAACAGATAGGTTTACCGTTTTTCTTTTCAGACTATGTACTAAACATAAGTTAAATTATATAATGGGCTGTCTTAATCAGAGTCCAGTCGTTGTAGCACAGTCGGGAATTCCTCATTAGCAAGAAAATCAGGGAATTCGACATCGTACTTTTGCCGAAGGCTGAGAACTCCTCGGAAAAGAGTGATTCTACGGGCGAAAATAGCCGTAAATTGAGGATTTCGTTGGCCTATGGATTCGCAGCGACGTACAGCCAGAATTGCCGATCGTTAAACGAACTCACTGCGTGATCGATCGCAACTCGAGTCGAAGCGTCGTACTGGACCTTCTGGACCGAGTCATAGATGACTTTTGAGGATCTGTTGACATTCTAACCATAAATAATATTATCATTATGTAAAATATATTATTCAGCCACGAACACCGATACCAGAGCTGCATCGCACGGCATTGTGTCCGATCTCATTCCATGAAATGAATTCAGTCTCCGGCCCGCTGAGGCAGGGATTTCTGGCACGAGCACTATGAAGTTATCATATCCTACTTTTCACACCCAACTAAACATGATCGATCACCAGACGGGGATAATATTGGTGGATCGTGTACAAACAAAGCCTGAGAGATTCGACGTGAATGGACGGACAAGAACGGGGAGATCTTGGCGTATACCGCGGCCAGCAACCGCAAAGATTCATTTAACGCCATTAGATTACGTTCGATCTCAATGAATGCATACGAGTAAAGTTATTTGCCCTCAGCCGAAGCACTTCCTATGACAGACGATAATACGGTGCACTCCGATGAACGGGTGCTCGACATCATCGAGGCGTTGAAAGAACACACGACGGCAGGTGTGACGGAACTCGCTGAGACTCTGGATATGCCGAAGAGCACTGTTCACGTGCACCTTTCCACACTGAAAGATCGAGGCTACGTCGTTCAGAACGACGCCCAGGAGTACCAGCTCAGTCTGCAGTTCTTGGACATCGGAATGATGGTCCGCGAGACCCAGCAGATATCCGACGAAGTGCTGACGAAACTCGACGAGCTCGCCGACAGGACTGAAGAAAAAGTGTGGTGGACCGTAGAGGAGAACGGAATGGCCGTGTTCTTGGCAGAATCCGTAGGACGCCACGGCATTCAGACCAACGCCCGAATCGGCCAGCACGTCGACCTCTACCGGCTAGCTGCCGGGAAAGCGATCCTCGCGACCCTTCCCGAACAGCGCCGTACGGAGATCATGGACGGCTACGACTTCCCGCTCGCCAATGGACAGACCCGTTCCGACCTCGAGGAAGAACTCGCGGAGATACGGGAGCGTGGCGTAGCGTACGGTTCCGAGCAGTTCCTCCAGGGGGTCACCGGCGTCGGCGCTCCACTGAAGGACAACTCCGGGAACGTCTACGGTGCCATCAGCATTTCGGGCCCCGTCAACCGCCTCGACGGCGAGCGCATCGAGAACGAACTCACGGATCTCGTTCGCGGCATCTCGGGGGAGCTACAGGTCAACCTCTCGTATCGGTAGGTTCCCTACAGAACCCCGACACCGAGAGCCTCTCGAACCACGCCGCTTCGGTGTCGAGGATCGTGCTGTCGTGCTCTTCGAATGTGATGTCTGAGAGTGTGTGAGCGGGACTTCCTACATGCCAAAGAATTCCTCGGCGTTCTCGAAGAGAATCTTCCGCTGGATCTCTTCGCTGAAGTCAGTATCCTGCGCAAACGAGTCGAGCCACGTCTCGGGGTCGATCATCGGATAATCGGTTCCGAACATCACCTTGTCTTTGAGCAGGGATCCCGCGTACTGAAGCACCTGGTCGTCGATGTACTTGGGAATCCAGCCCGAGAGGTCCATGTAGACGTTGCCCTTCTGCTGGCAGATTGCGAGTTGTTCCTTTTCCCACGGGTAGGCGGGGTGAGCGATGAGAATCTGGAGGTCGGGGTGCTCAGCCGCGACGTCATCGATGAGCATGGGATTTCCGTACTTGACCTTGAGACCGCGCCCGCCGGCACTGCAGGCGCCCAACGTGGAGTTCCCGCCGTGGAACACGACGGGGACGCCGAGATCTTCGATCGTGCTCCAGAGATGGTCGTGGCGGTCGTCAGACGGATCGAATCCCTGTGCGATCTGCTGGAACTTGAACCCCGAGAGATCGAGATCCTCAACGCATCGGATAGCCTCCCGAACGCAGTCGTCTTTCAGGGGGTCGACGCTTCCGAACCCGACGAAGAAATCGGGGTGCTCGTCACGGACTTCGGCGACGTAGTCGTTCGGCACGGGCGGATTCCCGGTGTTCGTTTCGGCGTCCCACCCCAGCAAGACGGTGCGACCGACGCCCGCCTCGTGGTACTCGTCGATCATCTCCTCGTAATCCCACGTTTCCAGGTCCGTTCCGAAGCGATCGGCCGCATCTTGCATCATTTCGCCGCCGGCGTCGTGAAGAAACTCGCTGGTGGGCTGGTGGGCGTGCGTATCGAACAACCGATTCTCGTCCGTACCCGGTAGCGCTCCGCTCATACCGTAGGGATGCGGGTACCACCACAAAAGTCTACCCGTCCAATGGGTGGTGCGAGCGGCAGCGGGAACGGACGCCTACGAGTGGAGGTCCCCACGAATGCTCGTATCACCGCGCCGCTTCAATCTCGTCGATGGCGCCGGGGTTCTCGATGCTGGAAAGATCACCCACCTCTTCGCCCGTGTAGACGCTCTGGATGATACGGCGGACGATTTTCCCGGACTGGGTCTTCGGGAACTCGTCGACGAACAGCACCTCGCGCGGCCGGAACGGCTTGCCGAGTTCCTCGCCGACCCGGGCGCGCAGTTGGTCGCGCAGGTCCACGGACTCCTCGTAGCCCTCGTTGAGGATGACGTAGGTGACGACGGCGGTCCCCGTGGTGTCGTCGGGGGCGCCGATGGCGACCGCGGCGTTGACCGCCTCGTGGTCGATGAGTGCGCCCTCGACCTCCGCCGGGCCGACTTTCCGCCCCGCGACGTTCAACACGTCGTCGGCGCGGCCGTGCAGGAACCAGAAGCCGTCCTCGTCCTTCTGGGCCCAGTCGCCGTGGTCCCACATGTCGTCGAACCGCGACCAGTACTCGTCGAGGTAGCGCTCGTCGCCGCTCCACAGCGATTTCGTCATCGACGGCGCCGAGGACTTGCAGACCAGGTAGCCCTTCTCGTGGTCGTCGGCGATGGAGTCGCCCTGGGCGTCGACGATGTCGACGTCCATCCCCAGCGCCGGCCCGCCCAGGGTGCCGGGCTTGAGCGCGTGCAGGGGCGTCGGCTGGAGGAAACAGCCGAAGATCTCGGTCCCGCCGGAGATGTTCATGATGGGAACCTCGCCGTTGCCGACGTTCTCGAGGAACCACCGCCACGAGTCGGGGTCCCAGGGTTCGCCCGTCGACCCGAGCAGGCGCAGCGTCGAGAGGTCGTGGCCCTCCAGCCACTCGTCGCCGTGTTTCTGCAGCGCCCGAATCGCCGTCGGCGAGATGCCGAACGTCGTGATGCCGTGGTCGTCGATCATCTCCCAGAAGCGGTCGGGGTCGGGGTGGTCGGGGGCGCCCTCGTAGAGGAAGACCGTGCCGCCGTGGGCGTGATTGCCGATCAGCGTCCACGGCCCCATCATCCAGCCGATGTCGCTGACCCAGAAGAACCGGTCGGAGGGCTTGTGGTCGAACGAGAAGAAGATCTCCTTGGCCGGCTGAACCAGCGCGCCGGCGTGCGTGTGGACGATCCCCTTCGGCTTCCCCGTGGTTCCCGACGAGTACAGCAGCATCGACTCCTGGTCGGAGGGCAGCGATTTGGTCTCGTACTCGTCGTCCTGGGTGGCGACGGCGTCGGTCCACCACTCGTCGCGGTCGTGCCAGGGGAGGTTCTCGGTGGTTGAGTCGAGCCGATCGTAGACGATGGTGTGCTCGACGTGGCCCGCTTCCTCGATCGCTTCGTCGGCGCTTTCCTTCAGCGCGACTTCGCTCCCCCGGCGGTAGAAGCCGTCGCCGGTAAACAGCACCGTGCACTCGGCGTCTTCGATTCGCGTGGCGGTGGCGTCGACGCCGAAGCCCGAGAAGATGGGGACGGCGACGGCGCCGACCTTGAAACATCCATAGAGGATGGGAACGATCTCGGGGACCATCGGCATGTACAGGCCGACAGTGTCCCCGGTCTCGATACCGCGCACCTCCAGGGCGTTGGCGACGCGGTTGGTCTGCCGGTGGAGTTCGTGGTAGGTTATCTCGCGGACCTCGCCGTCCTCGCCTTCCCAGATCGTCGCGATCTTGTTGCGGGTCTCCGAGTCGGGGGCCGCGTGCCGATCGACGGTGTTGTGGGCGACGTTGAGTTCGCCGCCGACGTACCAGTCGGTGAACTGCGGGCCGTCGGACGCGTCCCGGATCTGGTCGTACGCCTCGAAGAAGTCGAGGTCCATGTACTCGATAATCTCGTCCCAGAACCAGTCCAGCCCCGATGCGGGTTCGCCGTCTACCTCTCGAACCGTCCGCTCGTGCAGTTCCTCGAAGTCCTCGATGTCGTGTTCCGCCATGAACGCGGCGACGTTGCTCTCCTCGACGAATCGGTCGGCGGGCGTGTACGCGACCTCGGATGCACTGTTCGCGCTATCGGACATGGATGCTCTCAGTTCAATAGAGAGCAGGGAACAACCAAGTTGTTTCGGTTGATATGTAAGAGGGTCTTCAGGAAGACACACCGC from Natronoarchaeum mannanilyticum harbors:
- a CDS encoding amidohydrolase family protein, whose translation is MSGALPGTDENRLFDTHAHQPTSEFLHDAGGEMMQDAADRFGTDLETWDYEEMIDEYHEAGVGRTVLLGWDAETNTGNPPVPNDYVAEVRDEHPDFFVGFGSVDPLKDDCVREAIRCVEDLDLSGFKFQQIAQGFDPSDDRHDHLWSTIEDLGVPVVFHGGNSTLGACSAGGRGLKVKYGNPMLIDDVAAEHPDLQILIAHPAYPWEKEQLAICQQKGNVYMDLSGWIPKYIDDQVLQYAGSLLKDKVMFGTDYPMIDPETWLDSFAQDTDFSEEIQRKILFENAEEFFGM
- a CDS encoding IclR family transcriptional regulator, with product MTDDNTVHSDERVLDIIEALKEHTTAGVTELAETLDMPKSTVHVHLSTLKDRGYVVQNDAQEYQLSLQFLDIGMMVRETQQISDEVLTKLDELADRTEEKVWWTVEENGMAVFLAESVGRHGIQTNARIGQHVDLYRLAAGKAILATLPEQRRTEIMDGYDFPLANGQTRSDLEEELAEIRERGVAYGSEQFLQGVTGVGAPLKDNSGNVYGAISISGPVNRLDGERIENELTDLVRGISGELQVNLSYR
- a CDS encoding AMP-binding protein codes for the protein MSDSANSASEVAYTPADRFVEESNVAAFMAEHDIEDFEELHERTVREVDGEPASGLDWFWDEIIEYMDLDFFEAYDQIRDASDGPQFTDWYVGGELNVAHNTVDRHAAPDSETRNKIATIWEGEDGEVREITYHELHRQTNRVANALEVRGIETGDTVGLYMPMVPEIVPILYGCFKVGAVAVPIFSGFGVDATATRIEDAECTVLFTGDGFYRRGSEVALKESADEAIEEAGHVEHTIVYDRLDSTTENLPWHDRDEWWTDAVATQDDEYETKSLPSDQESMLLYSSGTTGKPKGIVHTHAGALVQPAKEIFFSFDHKPSDRFFWVSDIGWMMGPWTLIGNHAHGGTVFLYEGAPDHPDPDRFWEMIDDHGITTFGISPTAIRALQKHGDEWLEGHDLSTLRLLGSTGEPWDPDSWRWFLENVGNGEVPIMNISGGTEIFGCFLQPTPLHALKPGTLGGPALGMDVDIVDAQGDSIADDHEKGYLVCKSSAPSMTKSLWSGDERYLDEYWSRFDDMWDHGDWAQKDEDGFWFLHGRADDVLNVAGRKVGPAEVEGALIDHEAVNAAVAIGAPDDTTGTAVVTYVILNEGYEESVDLRDQLRARVGEELGKPFRPREVLFVDEFPKTQSGKIVRRIIQSVYTGEEVGDLSSIENPGAIDEIEAAR
- the folP gene encoding dihydropteroate synthase, yielding MEYHEAADYLESLDRSRPKLGTETTARMLSVLGNPHEGVDCVQIAGSNGKGSTAVMLERVLREAGLDVGLYTSPELNSFRERIRVNGRKVPKERIRSFVEEIEPHISRLRGDDRPTYFEVLTVLALQHFASENVDVVVLEVGIGGRHDATSVVDPVASAVTNVSLEHTDVLGETVEEIAHDKAQVAPDGERLVTSANGEALDAIRDETEVVTVGKTEANVIAREEEMASQVETTVSIIGPDWDVATTLPLLGQHQATNAGIAATLARQVANVDPATIERGLRNVHWPGRFEVMSTEPLVILDGAHNPAACATIADLVDRYEFDGLQLVFGAMKEKDHARMAAQLPESDVVRLCQPDVNRAASLETLAGAFETRAAQVEQDETVQTAVERALDSADDTDCVLITGSLYVVAEVRDRRMRLQIPKQTDTLDAARSVLSEMHVQEGVADHVAKDTVTYTFKTQLHEAQAESLHQTMQSIGGTSVISEDDSPERLVSVILSGTVAQYEQLADTIQNSDLGLSYVSERVRKVISEGGAADRYPWDADTAIMGILNVTPDSFYDGGQYEKMEDTVRRVDEMITSGADIIDIGGESTRPGADPVSVDEEIDRVVPIIERIADTDVSISVDTRRAAVADAALEAGADIINDVSGLADPDMRFVAADHDAPVVVMHSVDVPVNPDRTPTYDDVVEDITHELDDRVRLAEQAGLDREQIIVDPGLGFGKSTAECFELVDRLGELRALGCPIMVGHSRKSLFERIDCSIDERLPPTIATTTMAAERGADIVRVHDVAENAAAVRTVQETNK